In Aquimarina sp. TRL1, a single window of DNA contains:
- a CDS encoding TonB-dependent receptor, producing MKLKKAVIGIFLLVTIPMFSQSINGVVTATDGTPIPNAHIDILNSDQGTITNTKGVFVLPLREKLFRIVISKLGYTTRTMTIIPDQISQGVEVVLEKTTTSLEEIVITAQKREQTIIETPLAVSSLSGKKVNEMRAWDFTTLNGVVPNYTYHELGVGFQQVQVIRGVQVFSENPAVATYIDGVNSIDILANGVQLSEIERIEVLRGPQGTLFGRNAMGGVVNVLTKKPTNKTSGFAEVNLGNRNTQRYVVGIKTPIIKNTLFLGVDGMYTSKHGFLRNDTSQTLLQNTAIDGHRVGDEESFYTNLFLKWLPGTKFSATFNIKQQMDISDASAFFTTVSDEKIALANPDKIYLNRIGEHKRNLVNTSLALKFYGSDFTVSSISAYQRVGLEFKDIESGGFYASFDGKKIGAPLDPQQVFSQEIRIDSKENGSPIQYTMGVYGFTQQAFSPASNFATEDPVNLPGGYIIMKNEQDNFGIAAFGQASYSMTEKIKMTGGIRYDFEKRKSAYNTLGDLLFVGETIIENNPLVKKEGEFSAISPKVALSYIPGKEMTLYASYTKGFRAGGINGLNVPEIDKETYDPEYSDNYEVGYKARLVNKKIYVSATSFLINWKDLQFSNLVAPLTFAIENVGDARSMGIELEASAIPVKGWQLDVSLGYNDTEYQDFLLRRIDPVTFVEIEEQLEGNRLSNAPKTTLFIASQYTFPINRKNLTLRGEFRNIGTYYTDIQNTLEQENYSLFNARLSYESNELDIAVWGQNLFDKRYIAYGTPDTSFGRSTNMAAPGSIGITCRYKF from the coding sequence ATGAAGTTAAAAAAAGCAGTCATAGGGATCTTTCTCTTAGTAACGATACCTATGTTTTCACAGTCAATTAATGGAGTTGTCACAGCAACTGACGGAACTCCAATCCCTAATGCACATATTGATATACTCAATAGTGATCAGGGAACCATTACCAATACGAAAGGCGTATTTGTATTACCCCTAAGAGAAAAGTTGTTTCGTATTGTCATTTCCAAATTAGGATACACAACAAGAACGATGACCATTATTCCCGATCAGATTTCTCAGGGAGTTGAGGTTGTTTTAGAAAAAACAACTACTTCCTTAGAGGAAATTGTAATAACAGCTCAGAAAAGAGAGCAAACTATAATAGAAACCCCATTAGCAGTGTCCTCATTATCAGGGAAAAAAGTAAATGAGATGAGGGCATGGGATTTTACAACATTAAATGGAGTGGTCCCTAACTATACGTACCATGAATTGGGAGTAGGGTTTCAACAGGTGCAGGTAATTCGGGGGGTGCAGGTTTTTAGTGAAAACCCAGCAGTAGCAACCTATATCGATGGCGTGAATTCTATAGATATATTAGCTAATGGAGTTCAGCTTTCTGAGATTGAGCGAATAGAAGTATTAAGAGGACCACAAGGAACATTGTTTGGTCGAAATGCAATGGGAGGTGTCGTCAATGTTTTGACAAAAAAACCAACCAATAAAACCAGTGGATTTGCAGAAGTAAATCTGGGAAATAGGAACACGCAACGTTATGTAGTAGGCATAAAGACACCTATCATAAAGAATACACTTTTTTTAGGAGTGGATGGAATGTATACGTCTAAACATGGTTTTTTAAGAAATGATACTTCCCAGACCCTTCTTCAGAACACAGCCATTGATGGACACCGGGTTGGAGATGAAGAAAGTTTTTATACCAACCTGTTTTTAAAATGGTTGCCAGGAACTAAGTTTAGTGCCACGTTTAATATAAAACAACAAATGGATATTTCCGATGCTAGTGCATTTTTTACCACTGTAAGTGATGAAAAAATAGCTTTGGCAAATCCAGACAAAATATATCTGAACAGGATAGGAGAACACAAGCGAAATTTAGTTAATACCTCTCTGGCACTTAAGTTTTATGGCTCAGATTTCACCGTATCCTCGATTAGTGCATATCAACGGGTAGGTTTGGAATTTAAGGATATCGAATCAGGGGGATTCTATGCTTCCTTTGATGGGAAAAAAATAGGAGCGCCCCTCGATCCTCAGCAGGTTTTTAGCCAGGAAATACGAATTGATTCCAAAGAAAATGGCAGTCCGATACAATATACAATGGGAGTATATGGGTTCACACAACAAGCATTTTCTCCGGCAAGTAATTTTGCGACAGAAGACCCGGTGAATCTTCCAGGAGGATATATCATTATGAAAAATGAACAGGATAACTTTGGAATAGCTGCTTTTGGTCAGGCAAGTTATAGTATGACGGAAAAAATAAAAATGACAGGGGGAATTCGTTATGATTTTGAAAAAAGGAAGAGTGCCTATAATACATTGGGAGATTTACTTTTTGTGGGAGAAACGATCATAGAAAACAATCCACTAGTAAAAAAAGAAGGGGAGTTCTCTGCGATATCTCCCAAAGTCGCCCTGTCATACATTCCCGGAAAAGAAATGACACTATATGCTAGTTATACCAAAGGATTTAGAGCAGGAGGAATTAACGGACTTAATGTACCTGAAATAGATAAAGAAACTTATGACCCTGAATACTCTGATAATTATGAGGTAGGGTATAAGGCACGTTTGGTAAATAAAAAAATCTATGTATCAGCAACCTCTTTTTTGATTAATTGGAAAGATCTTCAGTTTTCTAATTTAGTAGCACCTCTGACATTTGCAATAGAGAATGTAGGGGATGCAAGATCAATGGGAATAGAATTAGAAGCCTCTGCAATTCCGGTAAAAGGATGGCAACTTGATGTCAGCCTAGGGTATAATGATACTGAATATCAGGACTTTTTGCTGAGAAGAATTGATCCCGTTACATTTGTAGAAATAGAAGAGCAGTTGGAAGGGAATAGGTTATCCAACGCTCCAAAGACGACTCTTTTTATAGCTTCTCAATATACATTTCCTATTAATAGAAAGAACTTGACACTGAGAGGAGAGTTTAGAAATATAGGCACCTACTATACCGATATACAGAATACCCTGGAGCAAGAAAATTACAGTTTATTTAACGCTCGGCTAAGTTATGAAAGCAATGAATTAGATATTGCTGTTTGGGGGCAAAACCTGTTTGATAAACGGTATATAGCATATGGAACGCCTGATACTTCTTTTGGAAGATCGACAAACATGGCAGCTCCCGGAAGTATAGGAATCACATGTAGATATAAATTTTAA
- a CDS encoding DJ-1/PfpI family protein codes for MKKKYKYLSLLLISLVVFSCGEKDTTRHNDTMVDSIADEAEASRVIDSLPEITEENHDSMMDMFFGKPKYRVRSIGILVYNGCNILDVMGPRYILGQIMGAKTRLVALEPGVVKTTSGIQIIPDTVKDSVDKLDILVIPGGFRGTIKNVYDEQLHEWIRKIDKTTFYTASVCTGGWVLGATGLLKGRKATTNWYNAEEMMEKYGAEFVKKRYVQDGKYWTAAGVTAGMDMSLAILNDILGKDYTQGVMLDMEYDPHPPIKGGTPDKTGIVMRYMMKSMYDAGVEPLIDSLETAKKLRMELP; via the coding sequence ATGAAAAAGAAATATAAATACCTGTCATTACTATTGATCTCATTAGTAGTGTTTTCCTGTGGAGAAAAAGATACGACAAGACACAATGATACGATGGTGGATAGTATTGCGGATGAAGCAGAAGCCTCCAGAGTAATTGATAGCTTACCGGAAATTACCGAAGAAAATCACGATTCGATGATGGACATGTTTTTTGGAAAACCAAAATACAGAGTTAGATCAATTGGGATTCTGGTATACAACGGATGTAATATTCTTGATGTGATGGGACCCAGATATATCTTAGGGCAGATTATGGGAGCAAAGACGAGGCTGGTCGCCTTGGAACCGGGAGTTGTTAAAACAACCTCGGGAATTCAAATTATCCCTGATACCGTAAAAGACTCAGTAGATAAGTTAGATATCTTAGTAATACCAGGAGGATTTAGAGGAACAATCAAGAATGTCTATGATGAGCAATTACATGAATGGATTCGAAAAATAGATAAAACAACTTTTTATACAGCAAGTGTTTGTACCGGCGGATGGGTGTTGGGAGCAACAGGGCTATTAAAAGGAAGAAAAGCGACTACCAACTGGTATAACGCAGAGGAAATGATGGAGAAATACGGGGCTGAATTTGTGAAAAAAAGATATGTACAAGACGGTAAATATTGGACTGCAGCCGGTGTGACAGCAGGAATGGATATGTCATTAGCTATACTTAATGATATTTTGGGAAAAGATTATACTCAGGGGGTGATGTTGGACATGGAGTATGATCCTCACCCACCAATCAAAGGAGGAACTCCGGATAAAACAGGAATTGTGATGAGGTATATGATGAAATCGATGTATGATGCAGGTGTAGAACCGTTGATAGATAGCCTCGAAACAGCTAAAAAATTACGTATGGAGTTACCATAA
- a CDS encoding non-ribosomal peptide synthetase → MMTPATILSVLTQSTSSDRPKLLTDHIRRLLVDFLELDAIEEVSENQVFVELGVTSMEALQFKTTLEDDLQCQLRTTLFFDYPEMQLLVSYLLEEVLEMEGGSMEGVINERHETKKITEEKLVVVGMAGIFPDEVDVAAMWEKSMSETVRQKEATYNSGLEYRNITKIDTQRIREVLGFEEEIKELSRQQTILYSVLAKAMKTYGFSLQDWTSQKTGVFIAADTNVAEKQKTAYQIPLANEVSYRLNIVGPSETINTFCTSVYVALHKAVRCIREGECEQAIVGGVNLIEKKTFEKESSQGMYEELLSATNCTKSYSNTANGFLRSEGAGVLIVTKESIAIANERRILASLCGTSVVHGGKNFSIEAPNAKGIKEAIWQGVKKAGIPVDTIDYIEAHGIGNRLADAVELSAISEAYKKLSTTVDKKWYVSSVKPIIGHPEIAAGMASLLKVIKALEFKVIPGISNLEEVNTEVPSNHSLILERFPKKWKKGKTARRAALSSYAIGGVNAHCIIEEYTGSIETEMVDTPEKESVFPQKQASQLLPDTSTKFDKEKEILVYGIIEDVFGVGKETIVLSKSPVDYGFDSIKITQFIRRVNEQLHLDIKMGQMLGMENFQAFFDLLSRTDYSEFVGSREVPKVESIDRLQRTSEASVFQKGIFLIHELDAMNTAYNLPIIFSVKQRLNPLTIIQTLGYMLEEYPVLRMYFDKEETTGEIMYRLHALASCLQLDIDEEVRLSRDDERLKELIRTPFVLTQDCLLRTYIRGSVEEGAYYLIFIVHHTILDGMSGGVFMTSFWNIYNRLTNEGHYEVQQPEYTFFDFIESEKNYLLQQGKADGDWWKEKMEGVTPMTLPYDRWENKEKEQRAVGVEKWILEDALFSKLQMVAKELHVNTSVLLLGVFNLLVYRLTNQEDIVMSMPVQGRTKMVYEKAMGCFINVILLRNQVSSTDSFITFVQRIKKSFYEGMDRAQYPLVSLLSDLRPVLGSVGANETVVPVSYTYQNIFDEIHQNEAFSAFVTPVFEMYQETEDEYALEVYDFRKSLQVHLKYKEGLFEATTIKRHLRYFEELLRAVLVSPEKQCRQYTMLPEKEIHQQLYTYNDTAVFYEKEYGVPQLFERIAARHPEAIALLHDHEKITYRSLEERSRKVALFLQEKGVVAETLVAICMNRSIDAIVSVLGILRAGGAYLPIDISISSKRRDAILENSHARGMIVHKEKEKEYHAHNTSVWSFEDCEQFSGKEVLQRRKTTLSDLAYVIYTSGSTGTPKGVMIEQQSLLNLCEVMKQRYAISKDDRILQFASLSFDMSVEELFPFLLSGATVVLRNEADILAERFYNLVMDQGVTILNLPPLYYNVIKELSQKQREKLFDQVRIIAFGGEELPEQVLSGVQQYPVAVFNAYGPTEYTVNAAIAEVTYRNKVTLGTPVNNTRFYVLGETMELLPEGVVGELHIAGDGIARGYLNNPVLTAEKFVKNPFGPKLLYKTGDAVKWLPDGTLEYHGRIDHQVKIRGYRVELGEVESVLEKYPGIDKASVVLKKTEKREQLIAFYKAETPLDHQLLKKHMQDLLPEYMIPVAYEQLEKIPVTPNGKIDRKALENKDITFKETPKYTPPQGEKEEKIVHIWQELLEEKKIGVTDDFFEIGGHSLLAIKAVARINTILEEREKIEVKTMFNYSTIRTLCKYITAGEKKEVPISLSKEMELPVIALPEDLSIKEIPETILLTGGTGFVGVFILKELLESHQARILCLVRAESSEKGREKIKEGMLRYEIWEEHYSSRIEILLGDIGRPLLGLTNDTFESLSKEVDIIYHNAAYMNHLETYDEMKAANVGGTIEVIKLAAKNRMKPIHYTSTLGVFNNEIYNEIKVVDEHQSSEKETHYASGGYAASKWVAENVIVAARKQGIPCNIYRLGLITGESEKGILDKKQWFYGFLESLLLMKKMFAKEEQLELMILPVDKAAKALVYLSTRKRNQTYHISGDRMPLYTFASLYNKWNAQELEEVSLFQWLQSAKAFMKEKEGLQLPPFMYDYLPLGEEVLKERVNKELKAKLVYKTLYTQEELSKIALSFSVINEATILSYFEYVKKQLEKKEAIAV, encoded by the coding sequence ATGATGACACCTGCTACTATACTTAGTGTTTTAACCCAAAGTACTTCTTCAGATCGCCCTAAGCTATTAACAGATCATATCAGAAGATTATTAGTGGATTTTTTAGAATTGGATGCCATAGAAGAGGTATCAGAAAATCAGGTTTTTGTTGAGCTAGGAGTAACTTCTATGGAAGCATTGCAATTCAAAACCACTTTAGAAGATGATCTGCAATGTCAATTGAGAACGACCTTATTTTTTGATTATCCGGAAATGCAATTATTAGTATCGTATTTGTTAGAAGAAGTGTTAGAGATGGAAGGAGGGAGTATGGAAGGAGTAATCAATGAGCGACATGAAACAAAAAAAATAACAGAAGAAAAGCTGGTAGTAGTTGGTATGGCAGGGATTTTTCCTGATGAAGTGGATGTAGCAGCAATGTGGGAAAAGTCCATGTCCGAAACTGTTCGACAAAAAGAAGCTACTTATAATAGTGGATTAGAGTATAGGAATATTACAAAAATCGATACACAACGAATCAGGGAAGTATTAGGGTTCGAAGAGGAAATTAAGGAGCTAAGCAGGCAACAAACTATCCTTTATTCAGTATTGGCAAAAGCAATGAAAACATATGGCTTTTCTCTACAAGATTGGACTTCGCAAAAAACCGGAGTGTTTATAGCAGCGGATACCAATGTAGCAGAAAAACAAAAAACCGCGTATCAGATTCCTTTGGCTAATGAGGTATCCTATCGGTTGAATATCGTCGGACCAAGCGAAACAATTAATACATTTTGTACCAGTGTGTATGTTGCGCTTCATAAAGCAGTACGCTGTATTCGCGAAGGAGAATGTGAACAAGCCATTGTAGGAGGAGTAAACTTAATAGAGAAAAAAACATTTGAAAAAGAATCATCTCAGGGGATGTATGAAGAATTATTAAGTGCTACGAATTGTACAAAGAGTTATAGCAATACCGCGAATGGATTTCTCAGAAGTGAAGGGGCAGGAGTTCTGATTGTTACCAAAGAGAGTATCGCTATTGCGAATGAGAGAAGGATATTGGCGAGTTTATGTGGGACAAGTGTTGTGCATGGAGGAAAAAACTTCTCTATTGAAGCCCCGAATGCTAAAGGGATTAAAGAAGCGATATGGCAAGGAGTAAAAAAGGCAGGAATTCCCGTTGATACGATTGATTATATTGAAGCACATGGAATAGGAAACCGTCTGGCAGATGCGGTGGAATTAAGTGCAATTAGTGAAGCATATAAAAAATTGAGCACAACTGTAGATAAGAAGTGGTATGTAAGTTCAGTAAAGCCAATTATTGGACATCCGGAAATAGCAGCAGGAATGGCTTCCTTGCTAAAAGTGATAAAAGCTTTGGAGTTTAAAGTTATTCCTGGGATATCAAACTTAGAAGAAGTAAATACAGAAGTGCCATCCAATCATTCTTTGATCTTAGAAAGATTTCCTAAGAAATGGAAAAAAGGGAAAACGGCAAGAAGAGCGGCACTGAGTAGTTATGCTATAGGAGGAGTGAATGCACATTGTATTATAGAAGAGTATACAGGTAGTATAGAAACAGAAATGGTAGATACACCAGAAAAAGAAAGTGTCTTTCCACAAAAACAAGCATCGCAATTATTGCCGGATACTTCCACTAAATTTGATAAAGAAAAAGAAATACTGGTTTATGGAATAATTGAAGATGTTTTTGGAGTAGGAAAAGAGACCATAGTATTGTCAAAATCTCCTGTCGATTATGGGTTTGATTCTATAAAAATCACACAATTTATACGACGTGTAAACGAACAATTGCATCTAGACATTAAGATGGGGCAAATGTTGGGGATGGAAAATTTTCAAGCTTTTTTTGATTTGCTTTCCCGGACAGATTATAGCGAGTTCGTGGGGAGTAGGGAGGTGCCTAAGGTAGAATCGATAGATAGGTTGCAGAGAACATCAGAAGCCTCGGTGTTTCAAAAAGGGATATTTCTTATTCATGAGTTAGATGCTATGAATACAGCATATAACTTACCCATTATTTTTTCAGTAAAACAGCGATTAAATCCATTGACTATAATCCAGACATTAGGATATATGTTAGAAGAGTATCCGGTACTCAGAATGTATTTCGATAAAGAAGAAACTACAGGAGAAATTATGTACAGATTACATGCTCTGGCATCGTGTTTACAGTTGGATATTGATGAAGAGGTACGGTTATCTAGAGATGATGAACGGCTAAAGGAATTAATACGCACTCCTTTTGTGCTTACTCAGGATTGTTTGCTGAGAACTTATATAAGAGGAAGTGTAGAAGAAGGAGCTTATTACCTTATTTTTATTGTACATCATACGATTTTAGATGGGATGTCTGGAGGGGTTTTCATGACATCTTTTTGGAATATATATAATAGATTAACCAATGAAGGGCATTACGAAGTACAACAGCCGGAATACACCTTCTTTGATTTTATAGAAAGCGAAAAGAATTATTTGCTTCAGCAAGGAAAAGCAGATGGAGATTGGTGGAAGGAAAAAATGGAAGGAGTCACGCCAATGACCTTGCCCTACGACAGATGGGAAAATAAAGAGAAAGAACAGAGGGCTGTTGGAGTAGAAAAGTGGATATTGGAGGATGCACTGTTCTCAAAACTACAAATGGTAGCAAAGGAGTTGCATGTAAACACCTCTGTCTTGTTATTAGGTGTTTTTAATTTGTTGGTATACCGTTTAACGAATCAGGAAGATATTGTAATGTCAATGCCTGTACAGGGGAGGACTAAAATGGTCTATGAAAAAGCCATGGGGTGTTTTATCAATGTAATTTTACTTAGAAATCAGGTCAGTTCCACTGACAGTTTTATCACCTTCGTTCAGAGAATAAAAAAGTCTTTTTATGAAGGGATGGATCGCGCACAATATCCTCTGGTAAGCCTGTTATCAGACTTAAGACCGGTTTTAGGGAGTGTAGGAGCGAATGAAACAGTCGTTCCGGTATCATATACATACCAGAATATTTTTGATGAAATACACCAGAACGAAGCATTTTCAGCATTCGTAACTCCGGTATTTGAGATGTATCAGGAAACGGAAGATGAATATGCATTAGAAGTTTACGATTTTAGAAAGTCATTGCAGGTACACCTAAAATATAAAGAAGGCCTGTTTGAAGCAACAACCATAAAAAGACACTTACGCTATTTTGAAGAACTGCTTAGGGCTGTTTTAGTATCTCCTGAAAAACAATGTCGTCAGTATACAATGCTTCCGGAAAAAGAGATACATCAACAACTATATACATATAATGATACAGCTGTTTTCTATGAAAAAGAATATGGGGTACCTCAGTTGTTTGAACGTATTGCAGCGAGGCATCCAGAAGCAATAGCACTGCTTCACGATCACGAAAAAATTACCTATAGATCCTTAGAAGAAAGAAGTAGAAAAGTAGCTCTTTTTTTACAAGAAAAAGGAGTTGTTGCAGAGACCCTGGTTGCGATTTGTATGAATAGATCCATAGATGCTATCGTTAGTGTGCTGGGAATTCTTAGAGCAGGAGGAGCATATCTGCCTATAGATATATCAATAAGCTCTAAAAGGAGAGATGCAATTTTAGAAAATAGTCATGCAAGAGGTATGATTGTACATAAAGAGAAGGAAAAAGAATATCATGCCCATAATACAAGTGTCTGGTCATTCGAAGATTGTGAACAGTTTTCTGGTAAAGAGGTGTTGCAAAGAAGAAAGACAACTCTTAGCGATCTAGCATATGTTATTTATACTTCAGGAAGCACAGGAACTCCAAAAGGAGTTATGATAGAACAGCAATCATTATTAAATCTTTGTGAAGTAATGAAGCAACGATACGCAATTAGTAAAGATGACAGAATACTTCAGTTTGCATCGTTGAGTTTTGATATGTCTGTAGAGGAACTATTTCCATTTTTATTGAGTGGTGCGACAGTGGTACTAAGAAATGAAGCAGACATTTTAGCGGAACGCTTCTATAACTTGGTAATGGATCAAGGAGTAACCATACTCAATCTTCCACCTTTATATTATAATGTGATTAAAGAGTTATCACAAAAACAGAGAGAAAAACTGTTTGATCAAGTGCGAATAATTGCCTTTGGAGGAGAAGAGTTGCCTGAACAGGTTTTATCAGGTGTACAACAGTACCCTGTAGCAGTTTTTAATGCATATGGTCCTACTGAATATACTGTTAATGCTGCAATTGCTGAGGTGACTTATAGGAATAAAGTAACCTTAGGGACACCGGTTAATAATACGCGGTTTTATGTTTTGGGAGAAACTATGGAACTATTGCCAGAAGGAGTTGTAGGAGAACTCCATATAGCAGGAGATGGAATAGCCAGAGGGTATCTGAATAATCCAGTATTGACAGCTGAAAAATTTGTCAAAAATCCATTCGGACCAAAATTGTTATACAAAACAGGAGATGCTGTGAAATGGCTTCCAGACGGTACCTTAGAATATCATGGGAGAATAGATCATCAGGTAAAAATAAGAGGTTATAGAGTCGAATTAGGAGAAGTAGAAAGTGTATTAGAAAAATATCCAGGGATTGATAAAGCTTCTGTCGTGTTGAAAAAAACAGAAAAAAGGGAACAATTAATTGCTTTTTACAAAGCTGAGACCCCTTTAGATCATCAATTATTAAAGAAACATATGCAGGATCTATTACCAGAATATATGATTCCGGTAGCATATGAGCAATTAGAAAAAATTCCAGTAACACCGAATGGAAAGATTGATAGGAAAGCATTAGAAAATAAAGATATAACCTTCAAAGAGACTCCAAAATATACTCCTCCTCAGGGAGAGAAAGAAGAAAAGATAGTACATATATGGCAAGAGCTTTTAGAAGAGAAAAAAATAGGAGTTACGGATGATTTTTTTGAAATAGGAGGGCATTCGTTGTTGGCAATTAAGGCAGTTGCTCGAATAAACACCATTTTAGAAGAAAGGGAAAAAATAGAAGTAAAAACGATGTTTAATTATTCTACAATTAGAACATTGTGTAAGTATATAACCGCAGGAGAAAAGAAAGAAGTGCCTATTTCTTTGTCTAAGGAGATGGAACTACCTGTAATAGCACTGCCGGAAGATTTGAGTATAAAAGAGATTCCTGAAACAATTTTATTGACAGGAGGTACTGGTTTTGTCGGGGTATTTATACTAAAAGAGCTATTAGAAAGTCATCAGGCAAGAATACTTTGTTTGGTACGGGCTGAATCTTCAGAAAAAGGAAGGGAGAAGATTAAAGAAGGAATGCTTCGTTACGAAATATGGGAAGAGCACTACAGTTCCCGCATAGAAATTCTCTTAGGAGATATAGGGAGACCTTTATTGGGGCTGACGAACGACACTTTCGAATCATTAAGTAAGGAGGTTGATATTATTTATCACAACGCAGCCTATATGAATCATTTGGAGACATACGATGAGATGAAAGCAGCCAATGTAGGGGGGACTATAGAAGTGATAAAACTAGCTGCTAAAAATAGGATGAAACCAATTCACTATACTTCTACATTAGGTGTTTTTAATAATGAGATATATAACGAGATCAAAGTAGTCGATGAACATCAGTCTTCAGAAAAGGAAACTCATTATGCATCAGGAGGGTATGCGGCAAGTAAATGGGTGGCAGAGAATGTAATTGTCGCAGCAAGAAAACAGGGGATTCCTTGTAATATTTATAGATTAGGTTTAATAACAGGAGAATCAGAAAAGGGTATTTTAGATAAAAAACAATGGTTTTATGGATTTTTAGAGTCCTTGTTATTGATGAAAAAAATGTTTGCGAAGGAAGAACAATTAGAACTGATGATTTTACCAGTTGATAAAGCAGCAAAAGCGTTGGTTTATTTGTCGACCAGAAAAAGGAATCAGACATATCATATATCAGGAGACAGAATGCCTCTATATACATTTGCATCACTATATAATAAGTGGAATGCTCAGGAATTGGAAGAGGTTTCTCTGTTTCAATGGTTGCAATCAGCAAAAGCATTTATGAAAGAGAAAGAGGGACTTCAATTACCTCCTTTTATGTATGACTATTTACCGTTGGGAGAAGAAGTATTAAAAGAGCGAGTAAATAAAGAATTAAAGGCTAAACTCGTATATAAAACCTTGTATACACAAGAGGAATTAAGTAAGATCGCCCTTTCTTTTTCGGTAATAAATGAAGCAACCATCTTATCGTATTTTGAGTATGTGAAAAAACAATTAGAAAAAAAAGAAGCAATAGCAGTTTAG
- a CDS encoding ribonucleotide-diphosphate reductase subunit beta produces MSIFEERTSYKPFEYPEVLEFVNALNHTYWVHSEVDFTGDIQDFKVELSASEQHAIKNTLLAIAQIEVTVKAFWGKLYTQLPKPEFNGLGSTFAECEFRHSEAYSRLLEVLDLNGDFEAALASPPLRSRVTLLKKYLTLAPGHSKEDFAKSLAVFSLFIENVSLFSQFAIILSFTRFKGLLKNTSNIIAWTSKDEQIHSQAGIYIFNIIRQEYPDFFNEETIRVIQEAAIDSIETEEGILDWIFEQGELAHLPKNRLVAFMKHRVNESLQAIDIPAVFEVSTQEINAMQWFEEEVFANANDDFFAKRPVDYTKHNQSFTANDLF; encoded by the coding sequence ATGAGCATTTTTGAAGAAAGAACCAGTTACAAACCATTTGAGTATCCCGAAGTTTTAGAATTTGTCAACGCTTTAAACCATACTTATTGGGTACATTCCGAAGTAGATTTTACCGGAGATATTCAGGACTTCAAAGTCGAGTTATCAGCCTCGGAGCAACATGCGATAAAAAATACATTGTTAGCAATTGCACAAATAGAAGTAACTGTCAAAGCATTTTGGGGAAAACTGTATACACAATTGCCTAAACCAGAGTTTAATGGGTTGGGGAGTACTTTTGCAGAGTGTGAATTTAGGCACTCAGAAGCCTACTCCCGATTATTAGAAGTATTGGATTTAAATGGAGACTTTGAAGCAGCACTAGCATCTCCTCCCTTACGATCGAGAGTCACGCTGCTAAAAAAATACCTGACGTTAGCTCCGGGGCATAGTAAGGAGGATTTTGCAAAATCCCTGGCGGTCTTTTCTTTATTTATAGAAAATGTTTCTTTGTTTAGTCAATTTGCAATTATTCTCTCTTTTACCAGATTCAAAGGATTGCTGAAAAATACAAGTAATATTATTGCATGGACCTCAAAAGATGAGCAAATTCACTCTCAGGCAGGGATTTACATATTCAATATTATCAGGCAAGAATATCCGGATTTTTTTAATGAAGAAACCATACGTGTCATTCAGGAAGCGGCCATAGATTCTATAGAGACAGAAGAAGGGATACTAGATTGGATATTCGAGCAGGGAGAACTAGCTCATTTGCCCAAAAACAGGTTGGTTGCTTTTATGAAGCATCGGGTGAATGAAAGTTTACAAGCTATCGATATTCCTGCCGTTTTTGAAGTAAGTACTCAAGAAATCAATGCGATGCAGTGGTTTGAAGAAGAAGTGTTCGCAAATGCGAATGATGATTTTTTTGCCAAAAGACCTGTTGATTATACCAAACATAA
- a CDS encoding FcoT family thioesterase → MASIETIYPEVENQVVVDHDFMMEVLQPYRSHTTYLKKAIFQKKEEEQEKGLMMKGEFGIADSCYIDDTGHFNAVEFNICFNQLAYVFYGYCIKEGLIPELKGFESEHGEVFLEKQLSHFLIASISSSYRSQINAKHFYGEVGIDTISKKSNCTFIKMYCSFQDETNGKSKGDITLAILHP, encoded by the coding sequence ATGGCTTCTATAGAAACAATATATCCGGAGGTAGAAAACCAAGTGGTTGTCGATCATGATTTTATGATGGAAGTGTTACAACCATATCGTTCACATACTACCTATTTGAAAAAAGCAATTTTTCAAAAGAAAGAAGAAGAACAAGAAAAAGGGCTGATGATGAAAGGAGAGTTTGGGATAGCAGATTCTTGTTATATAGATGATACAGGACACTTTAATGCAGTAGAATTTAATATTTGTTTTAATCAATTAGCATACGTGTTTTATGGATATTGTATAAAAGAAGGATTAATCCCTGAATTAAAAGGATTTGAAAGCGAGCATGGAGAAGTGTTTTTAGAAAAACAATTATCGCATTTTTTGATAGCGAGTATTAGTTCTTCATATCGAAGTCAGATCAATGCAAAACACTTCTATGGAGAAGTTGGGATTGATACAATTTCCAAAAAATCGAACTGCACATTTATAAAGATGTACTGCAGTTTTCAGGATGAAACCAACGGAAAATCCAAAGGAGATATTACGTTAGCTATTCTACATCCATAA